The following DNA comes from Solanum stenotomum isolate F172 chromosome 11, ASM1918654v1, whole genome shotgun sequence.
CAAGGAAAATTTGTAGTGGAAGTTTATTATATTCGTCCAACTTGACACATGATGTCTTCATTATTCAACCTAAATTATTGGGAAAATGTataagtacccccagcctatgTCCAAAAttcctgagacacacctaacctttactaaagtcctattaccccccgaacttattttatatataattttctaccccttttcggcctatgtggcactatcttgtgggcccagcgcgtgttgacaattttttcaaggatagtgccacgtaggccgaaaaggggtagaaaattaattaaaaaataagtttgggggtaatagaatcttagtaaaggttaagtgtgtctcagggattttgggcatagacTGGGATACCCTaatttatgcattttccctaaattaTTCTGTTTTACAACAGGGTTCAATGTCTCTGACAAGTTGGAATCCAATGTATATGAATCAGAAATCtgaatgatatttttcattagaagtttattatatattaatacaaCTTGACATATTATTAtgactttatttttaatttcttttttctcactTTGACTTGGTCAATCCACAGTTTTACATCCATGAACCACAAGTTGTGTGGTTGTGATGTAGATGTTAAATAGAAAATTGTCCAAATTCATGTAAATTATCTCAGGCAGAGACATTAAATCTGCGAGGCTCTTATCTTTTAGTAATAGCAGCAAACAACAATAATTGTTAAGAGAAATGGCTTATGCTGCTCTTTCTTCACTTATGTATACATTGGAACAACTCTTCAAACCTAATCAATATTTCGTTTGTCCAAGCTATACACAACAACATGTTCAATCTCTCTATCAAAATCTTTCTGCTCTGCAACTTTTCCTTGACAATACTACCACAAAGGATATTGAAACTCTTAAGGTATGTAACTAATTCACTAGTATATATAGTTATCAAAATCTTactgatcttatatatatatatatatttttttttttaacaataacTAATTTATCGAGTTTCAATTTCAAGGTTGTAGAAAAGAGGATCAGAAATGTAGTATACGAAGCAGAAGAGAAAGTTGACTCAAGCCTAAGATATATCATCACTCTGCTAGCAGATCTCACAGAGATGAGAGAAGAGACTTGTAAATTCTTTGAGGAAGAATTGGTAAAAGTGGAAAAAGATGTTGATTCTCTCAGGAAAGAGGTGGTGCAGATCGAGTCTAATGAGCATGGAAGCAAATCTGCAGAATTAGCAACAACTTCCTCCTCACCAGAAAAAAGGACAATTGAGGAAAATACTATTGTTGGGATGGAGGATGACTTCAACATCATACTTGATCGCCTCACTGCCCAAATAGACGAGTTAACTGTTATACCAATTTTTGGTATGGGCGGTATCGGTAAGACAACTCTTGCCAGAAAAGCTTATAATGATTCATATATTCATTCTCGATTTGATAAACATGCATGGGTCACCATCTCCGAAAAATTCAATCAGAGACAAATGCTTCTTGAAGTTGCCTCTGCAATTACCGGAAGCAATCAAGAAAGGAGCGATGATCAACTAATGGAGATTGTGTATAGAGGTCTGAAGGGCAGGAGATTTCTAATTGTCATAGATGATATTTGGAGTACTGAGGCATGGGACCAAATGCAAAGAATATTTCCAAATGATGACAATAAAAGCCGAATTCTATTAACTACTCGGCTCAAGTATGTTGCTGATTATGTCAACTGCCCTGATTTTCCGCCTCATAGTAAGTCTTTTCTAAGTCTAGAAGATAGTTGGAATCTATTCACTgagaaaatattcaaaaaagatCCATGTCCTCCTCTGCTAGAAGAAACAGGGAAGCATATTGTACAACAATGTCAAGGGTTACCTCTCTCGGTTGTTGTCGTTGCTGGACTTCTTGGAAAAATGGACCCAACACATGATAATTGGAAGAAGGTTGAGGAAAATCTGAACTCATTCTTTGGTACGGTGTCCGAACGGTGCCAATCAATTCTTTCTCTGAGCTACAATTACTTGCCCCAATATTTAAAGGCTTGTTTTCTCTATGTTGGAGGTTTTCCAGAAGACAGAGAGATTAATGTTTCCAAGTTGATTAGGCTATGGATTGCTGAGCAATTTGTAAAGGCAAGAAACAATAAAAGGTTAGAAGTAGTGGCAGAGGAGTATCTAGAAGAGTTAATTGATAGAAGTCTAATTTTGACTGGTAAACAAAGGGCTAATGGAAGGATAGAAACTTGCAAAATTCACGATCTTTTTCGCCAACTATGCCTAAGTGAAGTTCATACTGAAAATATTGTGTATTACATGAATGGGAATGTTCTCGTGTCCTTATTAGAAGTCATACATGATCAGCGGCGAGTGATTGATCTGCGTAAACATGAAGAGAAGCAAGTTTATATCAATGATATAACAAGTCTAACTCGTACCTTTATTTC
Coding sequences within:
- the LOC125845346 gene encoding putative late blight resistance protein homolog R1A-10, which gives rise to MAYAALSSLMYTLEQLFKPNQYFVCPSYTQQHVQSLYQNLSALQLFLDNTTTKDIETLKVVEKRIRNVVYEAEEKVDSSLRYIITLLADLTEMREETCKFFEEELVKVEKDVDSLRKEVVQIESNEHGSKSAELATTSSSPEKRTIEENTIVGMEDDFNIILDRLTAQIDELTVIPIFGMGGIGKTTLARKAYNDSYIHSRFDKHAWVTISEKFNQRQMLLEVASAITGSNQERSDDQLMEIVYRGLKGRRFLIVIDDIWSTEAWDQMQRIFPNDDNKSRILLTTRLKYVADYVNCPDFPPHSKSFLSLEDSWNLFTEKIFKKDPCPPLLEETGKHIVQQCQGLPLSVVVVAGLLGKMDPTHDNWKKVEENLNSFFGTVSERCQSILSLSYNYLPQYLKACFLYVGGFPEDREINVSKLIRLWIAEQFVKARNNKRLEVVAEEYLEELIDRSLILTGKQRANGRIETCKIHDLFRQLCLSEVHTENIVYYMNGNVLVSLLEVIHDQRRVIDLRKHEEKQVYINDITSLTRTFISMQSLDLDSPDVICSIVSQFKLLKVLDVLSVWYDFSGVIPELVHLRYVAARIEGGLSLAKSRNLQTIILVGFEQTELVHPLDIWRMTEIRHLDIEWPLYISNPLEAENNSVGEQPLFLNNLHTLTLQFSPFSAEIIRRTPNLKKLKMCEISDYPSIPDSLILLEELETLKIEVNSIDPSIFSGDVFPPNLKKLTLSNTKIPWEVMNLLSNLPNLEVLKGYYAFSGTDWTLNEDVVFRKLKHLLIRSKDLQRWEAAGSDNFPMLEKLILNWLFELEEIPESIGDIMTLKLIQIVDCSSAVENSAKRIRKEQQSFGNYELQVQITPMLGL